Proteins from a genomic interval of Bacteroidota bacterium:
- a CDS encoding tetratricopeptide repeat protein translates to MKPIVLLACILGMGLLACSDKTGPEARVEQLRERLAENRERQAAGKAQPDSLAMMQLARALEALVAQRPGTAQAPQQLMEAAALYHSGLGDYSRAFTLYNSLAEKYPKAKDRPEAIIRMAGIAQVEMKNPELALKLYKAYLAEYPDGAHAQVCKQAIIFLEDQGTPGNPEGSEALPEAVQEAIRKARAR, encoded by the coding sequence ATGAAGCCTATTGTCCTACTGGCCTGTATACTAGGCATGGGCCTGCTGGCCTGCTCGGATAAAACCGGGCCAGAAGCCCGGGTAGAGCAGCTGCGTGAGCGGCTGGCAGAAAACCGCGAACGGCAAGCTGCGGGCAAGGCCCAGCCCGATTCGCTGGCCATGATGCAGCTGGCACGTGCCCTGGAGGCCCTGGTGGCACAGCGGCCAGGCACCGCGCAGGCCCCCCAGCAGCTAATGGAAGCCGCTGCCCTCTACCACAGTGGGCTGGGAGACTACTCCAGGGCCTTCACCCTCTACAACAGCCTGGCCGAGAAATATCCAAAAGCCAAAGACCGCCCGGAGGCAATTATCCGCATGGCCGGCATTGCCCAGGTGGAGATGAAAAACCCCGAGCTCGCACTCAAGCTCTACAAGGCCTACCTGGCCGAGTATCCGGACGGGGCCCATGCGCAGGTGTGCAAGCAGGCCATCATCTTCCTCGAGGATCAGGGCACGCCTGGCAACCCGGAGGGTAGCGAGGCACTGCCTGAGGCAGTGCAAGAGGCCATCCGGAAAGCACGCGCCCGCTAG